The following DNA comes from Brassica oleracea var. oleracea cultivar TO1000 chromosome C5, BOL, whole genome shotgun sequence.
TACTGGTGATGTAAAGTTTTTCTTTTTCCTCTTTTTGTTCTTCAAATTTATAACTTTTGTGTAAATTTATTTCACTATTATTATTACGACTATCATTATTAGTGGATGAAGATGAAGCTTCTTTCATTTTGAGAGACGTGTGGAGTTGTATGTATATTTAGTCTTTGTTTGGTATAACGTAACAACTCTTTGTGTGTATGCTCTTACCTTGGCTCATGGGGTTGCTGTTGTTGTTGGTTAGGAACTTGACCTGTCTTTGTCTCTTTCAATTAAGATCCGAGTGGTAAGGTATGTGTACTGTTTGGTTCAGTCCTGACAATGGAAAAGACCAATATATTCGAGATGGGTAGTTGTGACTAGCCTTGGGCATTAAAAGTTTAAGATCCCAAAAGTATTTAGAAAGTTCGGTTCAGTTTCGATTCAATTATTTTAGTTTTCGGTTCGGTTCGAGTAACAAAATTGAGAACCAGATTATATCCGAGGTAATTTTGGGTTCTATTTGGTTCCGGTTCGTGTCCAGTTTTTTGATTAAATTTAGGTTAAAAGTAAAAAACCCGGGACTTTTTGATGAAATGTCATATTTTTTGGATTTTCAGATACAAATTCAGATAACTCAAATAATTTTAAATATTTTTGATAAAAGTATTTTAATAATTTGATTTTTTGGGTATTTCAACTTATAAATATTATTTTAAAATTGTTTGATTATCGTAAAACTAAATATAGTTAATATTATATATAAACTATATTATAGAAATTCAGGTACCCATTCGGTTCTTGATTTAGTTTTGGTTTAATTTTAGTTTTTCGGTTCTAAAAATATCTGATCTACTACTCGAACCAAATCTCTTTTTCTTTTTTTTTGTTCCGTTTGGCTTTTCGGTTCCGGATAAATGTGCCAATAGGCATAGACTTGTGAGTCTTGTGACACATAAGAGTCAATGTGGCTTCGGCTTTATGGATTTCGGCTCGGCCTGTATGGTTTGGTTAAGACTGGTTTGAGATGGTACATTTCAAATCCACATTGAAATATCTTATTTGACTTGAGGCCCATCTTAAAGCCCATTATACATTATCTAAAATCGCTCTCCGGAGGTATTCGTCTTCTCCGGCGAAGTTTGCAAAAAAAAATCATCTTTGGGAAACCAAACAAAAAGGTGCGATTTTGATCGCAGACATGGAGGTTATGGACAAATGGGTCGCCGAATTTTTCATCCGCCGTCAAAAGAACCCTAGGGTTTCTCCCACCAACCTGCTCTCGGCGCTGAAATTCTCCGAGTCCGCCGGCGACTGCTCAAACAACCTCAAGAAAGCGTCTGTTTTGCGGGACATCTCCGATTCGTTGATCCGCGGTAACGTCTCCGAGGGAATGCTCGACCTACTCGAGACTCTCGAGAAGCTTCATCAAGGTTCTTCGGTGCTCACGGAGTCTCACAGGTCTGCTTATTGCTGGACGGCTGCTGAGTGCACGGTTAGGTTGATGTGGCCGTCGTCTGCTTCGGAGGGTCTATACGGGGACGCCGTCGAGAGGATATGGACGAAGAGGATTGGTGTTTTGAAGGAGAGAGGGAGCGGTTTGGTGAGCGAGGAGTTGTTGAAATGGGAGGCTGATCTGAGGAAGGCTGTTGAGGACGATGAGGTGTATAAGCGGATTCGAGAGAGTAACGTTAGGTACAGTGCCGTGTGTTTTTTGAATCAGCTTCTCAAGGAGCAGTGGGCAGTGCTTGGGAGCTGCTCTCTTGAATCAGTTGCTCAGAGGATGCTTCTTAAGCGCCGCAAGGCTGATAAGGGCAGCAGAGAGGGTCCAAATGGTGTTGGTGAAAGCACTAGGCGTTTGGATGAAGGAGAGAAGGAGAATGATGCAGCAGAGCAGGAGGAGGAGGAGGAGAGGACAATGGGTAGTGCACAAGAACAAGGTCTTGTTGATGAAGGGGACGAAATGGCTGCTAGAGAGCTGAAGGATTATTTGTTAGAGATTCAACGACAAATCGATTCTTCCTTCACTAGGCAATTGCAAGAGCCTAACAATGCAAATATCACTCCTCAGCCTTCAAGGGTTAATAGTACTAGAACAAGCGGTCAAGTGAGTGAATTTTTCCTTCAAGATGATGATCTCTAAAATTATTCTTCTATGGTTCGGTTCATGAAGTTTGTGGTTTAATTGTGTAGCAACAGGATAGTGCAAGTGAGAGTAGAGTTAGACCTCATCTACCTACCCCGGAGCCTCTGAATGTATCTCCGTTGAAGAAGAAGAGGGCAAATCCTGCAGCCAGAAGGATAAAGAAATTTTGGACGCCTGAAGAAGAGGCAGTTCTGAGGGAAGGAGTAAAAGAGTATGTCTCCTTAACTCTACTATCAAGTTTCAAGAAGCTGAGCTTGGCTCTAACTTTATATGTTTATTGCTGTTGTGCAGGTATGGTAAATCATGGAAAGAGATAAAGAATGCAAACCCTGAAGTATTCGCAGAGAGGACTGAGGTGAGAGAGCATGTCACTTTTGTGTTACTCATCTGAATTATCTTATATGCGAATTGTGAGTGGTACTAAAAAAGGTTGTAACTTTTGGTAGGTTGATTTGAAGGATAAATGGAGGAACTTGGTTCGGTAGCCGTAACAAGTTTTTGGGAATCTCTTGGGTTTTAAATTGCTATGGAGTTTTTTTTTGCCTGCGTGACAACATATCATCAGCTGTTGAGAAGGAAGATGGTATTAGAAAGGGTCTTTCTTTCACATTTTGTGTTGTGACAAATATTAAAGTCAAATGTGGCTCATGGATTTTAATTCGGCCGGTATGGTTTGGTTAAGACTGGTTTAACATGTATAATTAGTCTTTGTTTTATTTGGCTCAGCGGTTTGTTGGTGTTGGTTAGGAACTTAGGCTTGTCTCTTTCTGATAAGATCTGATTGGTAAGATATGGGTACTGTTTGGTTTATATGTTTTGACTATTCAGTCACTATGGCCCCCATAAATTTTAATTCGGCTGGTATGTCTCGGTTAAGACCGGTTTGACATGGTTCATTTCAGTTCAATTATGTTAATCTGGCACGTGATATGTTTACCTTCACACGAACATTAGTAATGATGGGCTAATTTAAGACTTAACAGGCCTAGAGAGGCCCATCTTATTACGTAACGGCGTCGTTTAGAGTGCACCAAGCTTATAAATGAAAACGAGCTACCTCGGGACATCACGCTCTTTGTACACTCCGCCATCTCTCTCTCTCGTTGGAGCAGATCTCTCTCGTGAATATCGACAATGTCGACCACTTTCTGCTCTTCGGTCTCCATGCAAGCCACTTCTCTGGTAATCTCTTACTCTTCTTGTATTTACAGATCGTTTAGATCAAGATCATTTGCCTCTGATCTGATTCTTGCTGTTTGTCACCGTTCAAAACTCTCGACGCATGTTTTGATTATGTTGAGAATTAGAAAAATGTTAGCTTTACGAATCTTTAGTGATCATTTCAATCGGATTTGCAATCTTGTGTGACATTTGAGGCTTGTGTAGATTTCGATCTGTATTCATTTTTAGTAGTGTTTTTGAATGAACATGTTTTGTTGTATTGATGGAACAAACAGGCAGCAACAACGAGGATTAGTTTCCAGAAGCCAGCTTTGGTTTCAAGGACTAATCTCTCCTTCAATCTAAGCCGTTCAATCCCCACTCGCCTCTCAGTCTCCTGCGCTGTATGTTCTTTTCTAACACCACTCTCAGCATTTGTTTCGAGATTGCTTAAGTTTTGTCTATTTTGGTTTTATTAGGCCAAACCAGAGACGGTAGAGAAAGTGTCTAAGATAGTTAAGAAGCAACTCTCACTCAAAGACGATCAAAATGTCGTTGCGGAAACCAAATTTGCCGATCTTGGAGCAGATTCTCTCGACACTGTAATTCATCTCATCAATCACTCTCTATGTGAATAAACAACTTGTGTAGTTTTTTTTTTAATACTGATTAGATTGAGTGTTTTGCATGCAGGTTGAGATAGTGATGGGTTTAGAGGAAGAATTTCATATCGAAATGGCTGAAGAAAAAGCACAGAAGATCACAACGGTGGAGGAAGCTGCTGAGCTCATTGATGAGCTCGTGCAAGCCAAGAAGTGACTTTTAGTATTAAGAGAACCAAAGGCTAATCTTTCTGTCATTTTCTTTTATTATGATGTCAAGTGAAGCGACTCTTTGCTAGTATCTGTATTGCCATGGATCTCTCTCTATTTGTCGACTGAAAACTTTTGGTTACACATGAAAGCTTTTTCTTTTTCTAAAATCCAAAATGAAAGAGTTGTATTAACATATACATAAGTGAAAGAGTAGTCCCTAAGATGACACTAGCTTCATTTATAAACAATCCTATTCACATTGTATATACAGGTTCCGATTATTCCCAATCAGCGTCAAAAAATCCAGCATCTTTCATCTCTGAATAGTAGACATTCTCCAAGTTCAGATCTTCCTCCTGCATCAAAAAGCGGTTAAGAAGGATTTACCTGGAAGAAGTCTGCAAGGAAAGTAACATAGAGAAGAGGAAGATAGAAGGAGTGGTAACAAACACTTGTGATCCCATACAACCTGCCATCATTTTTCAAATTTTATTTCCTTAAGAGACAAGAGGAGCCTGACTAAACGATATTTAAATAGGATAGTTTGCCGCAAGAGCACATGCAAATAGGGAGAGTCCATTCAAGGCGAGCATGCAGGTTATGTACTTATAGAAAGCAGGTCTTGCTGTGATAACAACTAATGGGATGAGTGACAGGAGCCAGTGAACATCTATTGAGTGGTTGTTGTGATTTTTACCTGGTAATATTTCTCTATGCTTAGTGTTGTACATGAAGAATATCATCCCATAGATGCCCGCAAGTAATAGCTTGTGGATGACCCATAATCCCCATTTGAACTTTTGTATATGTTCATTGTCGTCAATAAACAATTCTACCCCAAATCCAAAGAGATAAATTGCCTGAAATCAAATAACGAAAGCCCTGAAGGATTATGCTAGAGGAAAAAGAGTAACCAGACAGTGCATCTTTGTCAATAAACAATGGTTACCTTGAGAAGCAAATGAAGACCTATAACAAGCCCCGAGATGAGGAAAGTCCGTCTCAGTGCTTCACGGCCATTCGCGTAGTTTCCTTGGAAGAGAAAAGCTACCAAGCTTACTTCCAGAAACAACATTCCAGATGTTGTCAACAAAGTCAATAGATTCCACACTACTTTTCTCCCAGGAGAGCATTCCGATGCCTAAAACATAAGACTGAAGTAAAATTCAAAATAGAATATAGAGTAGTAATCTGTATGCACATGATATCTACTCTGAAGTAAGTAAACGTAGCATCTTCACATAACCAATTAACCATTACAGCTTAAAACAGAACTAGAAAACAGAGTAAAACTTCAAGCAGAACACGAAAACATACTAGAACCTAAAACGGAACTCGAAAACAGAGTAACACATAAAGTAAAGTAACTCAGCACGAGTAAATGTAGAATCTTCACATAACCAATTAACCATCACAGCTTAAAACAGAACTCGAAAACAGAGTAAAAACTCAGAACAGAACACGAAAACAGAGTAGTAACACATGAAATCTAATCTGAAGTATAAGTAACTGAGCAGGAGTAAACAAATTAACCACATTACAGCTTAAAAGAAACCAAGAAGCTTTCTTTTCTTCTGAAAAGCTTAAACCTTTACTGAGCCTAAAACAGTTTCTTCAAATAAAAGTTTTGATCTTTCACACAAACAAACGAACCTGAAGGCAACACCAAGCGAGATTGAGCAAGCTAACAAGCCAAAGGCAACCTTAATACGCGATCATGATGTACGATCTCCGATTCGAGAGCTTCGACAAGCTCTTCTTCGCTTCGTACGCAAAGTAAGTAAGCCACGAACAGAATCGATGCTAGAACCAGAACCGTGTTGTGAAGAAACCCATCTTGCCGATCCATCCGCCGATAAACCCTCCTCCGGTGGCCGTCGAATTAGGGCTTAGCGGTGAAATCACGAAAGGTGGTGACTCGGTGATCTCGCCCAGAACTCGCATTTGACTCGGTTGTACGATTCAACCAGAAACAGGGGTTGTCTAGATAATATATTAAAATATTGGGAGGAAAGTATAAATAAAATAAATAAAAGGTAAAATATGTAAATAGGCTATAATAGCGGGGTGTAAAGTATAAAAGAAACTCTTCTCTAATCCGACCGTTGAAAATCACTCTCAATCTCTGGCGTAACGACCGGATCGTTCGCGCGTAATTTTCGCTGCTATAAATAGAAAGTTTCCTCTTCCGTTTCTCGATCGAAATTTTTTTTTGGAAAAATTAAGTTTGAATCTATCGTAGATGCTGTGACAAAAAAAAATTTTTTTTTATCGAAGATGAGAAACATGAGGCCTGTCCATGCAAGGAATCAGACCACGGATCCATCTTCGCCGATGATGACGTCTCCTCTCATGAATCGTCACGCACGGACAGGATCCAACGCTGGACCAGCATCTAACGCCAAGAAAGCACAGACGAAAGCAGCAGCTCAGAGACTCGCGGCTGTGATGTCAAACCAAACCGGGGACGATGAAGACAGTGATGATGACCTTTCCTTTGACTACAACGCTGTCGGAAGCATTGGTCTCGCTGCCGGAAGATCTCATCCTTCTCGGTCTCCAATGGTAATAAAAATAACTCAGTTTTACTTGTGTTAGGATTGTATGTGACTAAATATTCCTAGATGAGTAGTGACGGTTAGGACGAAACTAATATTATATGTTGTGGTTTCGGGGCTGGGAGGTTATTGGTTTAGGCTCCGAACGTCCTGGTATTGTTTGTGAATGTGATAATTTTATTTTCTTGAATAATAGATCAAGAAACCTGTTGCAAGGCGTCCGCAGATGGGAACTCCACAGTTAGCTGATGATGACAATGAAGATGATGATTTCTCAGTGGATGTATCAAGTGGCAGACCTAGTATTGGCCTTTCTGGTGGCAGAGCAATAAGACCTAAGTCTCCTGTAGTGGTGAGATTACTGCAAGATCATTATCTAACAAAATGTGTATTATGTTCATATGCTTAATTCATTTCGGCGCAGACTAAAATTGCACCACCGAGACGTACACAACCAGTAAATGAAGATAAGAAGAAGGATGATGATGACGATGATGATGATGTTGTTTCAGTAGATTATACAATTGGTAGACCAAGTATTGGGCTTGGAAGTGGGAGGACAATGCGGCCACAAGCTTCTATGGTATTGTCTGAATACTTGAAATGTTCATGTCCTGTCTTGATTTTTTTCAAAAATCAACTTGAGCTTAACGTTTAGTTGGTAAGCGCAGAACAAAGTCCAACCACAAGGACGTCCGGTGATGGCAGTTAGTCAACCTACTGATGAGGAAAACGAAGAAGATGAGGCTCCATATGTGTACACAGGTGGCGTTCCAAGTGTTGGACTTGCTGGTGGAAGGGCTGCACGGTCACGCTCTCCTCTGGTATGCTTTGAATGTGTTTTTACTAGTTTTTGCTGGTGAAACTTGACATGTTATTTTCTGTGTACTTACTACAGAAAAAAACCCCTCCACTGAGGCATCCACAAGTAATAGCTCAGCCACCATCTAGTGGAGACAGTGATGCTGATTATGATGAGGCTTATACTAGTGTCATGCCTAGTATAGGCCTTGCTGGTGGACGGTCAATGAAACCTCGCACTCCTTTGGTAAAATATAGTTCATAGCAACTAATTTAAACATGGTTATAATACTAATAAAAAAATAATCATGAATGTCTTTGTTTTGTACTAAAATGATATTATGAATCAAGAACCAGTTGAAGATTTTAATACATCATTATCTATGTAACACTGCCATTAGTGTGTGTAGTTAACTTTGTTTATGGTTACTTGGTTAGTGCTTTATTGCTATTACATTATCTGAGACTTGGTTTAATTTTTTGCAATAGTCAATTCGTACAAAGGAACAACCTCAGACCGGAGTTCCAACTTCAGGTAACCGATCTTCATTCGGTGAGGATTCAACATTACCTCAGACAACAACAAACCAAGTGGACCACCAGTCTCCATCAGCACGTTCTGCCTTCTCTAACAAATCATCTCAGTCTCTCAACACTATGGATCAACCTCCCTCGGCGCGTTCATCTTTCAGTGGTCGTCCCATAAGGACAGTACCTTTAATGCCATCTGCGGTGCCTATATCACTCAAACCAGTCACTCCTGCTTTTCAATCCGACACGCCAACCAATCTTAGAAAAGACAAAAGGTAACTAAAGAATAACTTGTCCTAGTTAATGCTCACTGAGCCATCATTGTACACATTCAGTGTGGTGTCTTAGTTCAGTGTGTTTCTGTTCATTAGTAGGTTCTCCATTGATTTGGGAAGCTCAGGAAACTTAAGAGAGTTAGGAAGTCAACGGTCTACTTCAGCTTTGCAAGATGAGGTTTGACTTTTCATGAAATTTAATTCACCTTATGATTGGTTTAACTAGAGTTTATACAATTTTATTCACTAGTTTTCTTTTTGATTACAGGTTGATATGTTACAAGAAGAAAATGAAAGTTTGTTAGA
Coding sequences within:
- the LOC106293807 gene encoding coiled-coil domain-containing protein SCD2; translation: MRNMRPVHARNQTTDPSSPMMTSPLMNRHARTGSNAGPASNAKKAQTKAAAQRLAAVMSNQTGDDEDSDDDLSFDYNAVGSIGLAAGRSHPSRSPMIKKPVARRPQMGTPQLADDDNEDDDFSVDVSSGRPSIGLSGGRAIRPKSPVVTKIAPPRRTQPVNEDKKKDDDDDDDDVVSVDYTIGRPSIGLGSGRTMRPQASMNKVQPQGRPVMAVSQPTDEENEEDEAPYVYTGGVPSVGLAGGRAARSRSPLKKTPPLRHPQVIAQPPSSGDSDADYDEAYTSVMPSIGLAGGRSMKPRTPLSIRTKEQPQTGVPTSGNRSSFGEDSTLPQTTTNQVDHQSPSARSAFSNKSSQSLNTMDQPPSARSSFSGRPIRTVPLMPSAVPISLKPVTPAFQSDTPTNLRKDKSRFSIDLGSSGNLRELGSQRSTSALQDEVDMLQEENESLLDKLRLAEDKCEEADARAKQLEKQVEILGEGVTMDARLLSRKEAALLQREAALKVASQTRGGKREDVSALHTEAEIAREEAASSLEQLHEVETEFNSLKTLTKRLILTQEEMEEVVLKRCWLSRYWGLCVRHGIQADIARAKHEYWSSFAPLPLEIVLSAGQRARDIVSRSNSTLREREKSFQNLHETSGEGNVESMVWVEKGLRELAALKVQEAVAYVMAQNRRNLSSKIFVSDEVKLPMDGQFEAFELSDDEVEDVSFKQAWLSYFWRRAKNHDIESDLADERLQYWINQGTRSATSQDAVDVERGLMELRKLNIESQLWQKSRKGLDHESNPSSHVELSF
- the LOC106292672 gene encoding uncharacterized protein LOC106292672 isoform X2, producing the protein MEVMDKWVAEFFIRRQKNPRVSPTNLLSALKFSESAGDCSNNLKKASVLRDISDSLIRGNVSEGMLDLLETLEKLHQGSSVLTESHRSAYCWTAAECTVRLMWPSSASEGLYGDAVERIWTKRIGVLKERGSGLVSEELLKWEADLRKAVEDDEVYKRIRESNVRYSAVCFLNQLLKEQWAVLGSCSLESVAQRMLLKRRKADKGSREGPNGVGESTRRLDEGEKENDAAEQEEEEERTMGSAQEQGLVDEGDEMAARELKDYLLEIQRQIDSSFTRQLQEPNNANITPQPSRVNSTRTSGQDSASESRVRPHLPTPEPLNVSPLKKKRANPAARRIKKFWTPEEEAVLREGVKEYGKSWKEIKNANPEVFAERTEVDLKDKWRNLVR
- the LOC106292672 gene encoding uncharacterized protein LOC106292672 isoform X1 — protein: MEVMDKWVAEFFIRRQKNPRVSPTNLLSALKFSESAGDCSNNLKKASVLRDISDSLIRGNVSEGMLDLLETLEKLHQGSSVLTESHRSAYCWTAAECTVRLMWPSSASEGLYGDAVERIWTKRIGVLKERGSGLVSEELLKWEADLRKAVEDDEVYKRIRESNVRYSAVCFLNQLLKEQWAVLGSCSLESVAQRMLLKRRKADKGSREGPNGVGESTRRLDEGEKENDAAEQEEEEERTMGSAQEQGLVDEGDEMAARELKDYLLEIQRQIDSSFTRQLQEPNNANITPQPSRVNSTRTSGQQQDSASESRVRPHLPTPEPLNVSPLKKKRANPAARRIKKFWTPEEEAVLREGVKEYGKSWKEIKNANPEVFAERTEVDLKDKWRNLVR
- the LOC106293048 gene encoding acyl carrier protein, chloroplastic → MSTTFCSSVSMQATSLAATTRISFQKPALVSRTNLSFNLSRSIPTRLSVSCAAKPETVEKVSKIVKKQLSLKDDQNVVAETKFADLGADSLDTVEIVMGLEEEFHIEMAEEKAQKITTVEEAAELIDELVQAKK